AGAATgaatggtttttttctttaacaataaaGACACCCCCGTTTCCTTAGGAACCATCCCACTGCCACACTCAGTCCCTGGTGGGGCTGATCCCATCCCAGAGCGGCATTACCTATACCTCAGCTAATGCATTTTGCCACTCTTCTTGGGAGCAGAGCAGACTAGAGAAGGGGGctgtgagagagaaggagaatgcATGGTCAAGAAGGGCCTCTTTCTTAAATATCTATGCCAAGGGGTCAGGCAGCCTCTCCTAACATACCTCCCATGATGGGGGTCTTACTACCACCAGTGACAGCCCATTCTAACTTGAGGCCAGTTCTTCCTCAGGCAAACCCAAAATCTGTCCCTGAAATTTCTACTGTTTGGTGCTCTACTACATGGGGTTGGGGTGAGGGTAGGAACACTGAATAAGTCCACACCTTCCATAAGACAGCTCCCCAAACATCTGAAGACAACACTCCTGTCCCCCTGAGGTGTCTCTCCTAGTGAAATATGCCCCATTTCCTCAGTCAGTTCTCACATGAGAGGTTTTGAGTTCCTTGCCCAACCTGGATTCTCCTCTCTTAGCCTGTCCCAGCCATCTACTCTGGGTGCTATGACCAGGACTCCTTTAGAGGGAAATGAGAAAGAACCCTCTCAAGCtgccttaaggaaaaaaaaaaaaaaattagttggctCATGAAAGCAAACAGCCAGGAGAGAGCTttaggcatggctggatccaggagtTTAAGCCATGTCATCTGTTCTCCATCCTCCATCTTTGGCTCTATACCTGAGTTCTCAGGTTCCCTCTCCAAATGGTTGATGGGTGCTGCAAGCCCCAAGCCTTCAATGTGCTTACAGATCTTAATCCCAGAGAAAGATAAAGGGACCCAAAGTCTAAGGGATGGAGCTGATTGGTTTGACTTGAGTCACCTGGGCCCAACCCTGAACCAATCAGTTAACAGACTTGTTAACAGTTAATGGCTTAATCTGATTGGCCAGATCTGGGTCATGTGCCCTCTCAGTGGGGAGAGACAGAGTCAACCTCACTGGAACTACATTGGCTGAGCAGGATTATTATAAAATGACAGGGAGAAGTTCCTCCAAAGGATGGCATGCTGGACAGACAAAAACATGCAACCCCACATCTCTCTGTGAGTGATGTTTGAGCTGAACACTCCAGACTCACCAGAGCATCATGGGAATATCATCTGCACCCAGACAGACCACCTTCCAAAGTGCTACATTAACAGTAaccacatttattgagcagccACTCTAAACCAGGCATTGCCCTACAAGCTTTATGTGTATCATGTCAATTTGCCCTCACAACCCTGTACACCATGTGCAATTACTATCCGCatgttacagaagaggaaacagagaatctgggagacttgaccaaggtcacacagcgcaGCAAGGCTACAACTCAAGGCAAGACACCTTGGCTCCAACATCGATGCTCGTAACTGTAACTGATCGGCTCTAAAATCTGCACCAACAGAAAACTGGATTCATTCCCAGTCGGCTGGATTCTTTCTAAAATAGAACTGCTTGCAACAGAGTATTTTGGGGTCCATCAATAAAAGATGTATTAAACAATGCTACATTTATATGAGAACATTCTGGAGctactttataaatttatttatttatttttggctgtgttgggtctttgctgctgtgcgcgggctttctctagttgtggcaagcacggactactctttcttgcggtgcacgggcttctcattgcggtggcttctcttgttgcggagcatgggctctaggcacacgggcttcgtagttgtggcacgtgggctcagtagttgtggctcgcgggctctagaatgcaggctcagtagttgtgcacgggcttagttgctccgcggcatgggggatcttcctggacgagggctcgaacccgtgtcccctgcattggcaggcggattcttaaccactgcgccaccagggaagcccaaaactccattgctttttttttttttttttttttgcggtatgcgggcctctcaccgctgtgggccctcccgttgcggagcacgggctccggacgtgcaggcccagcagccatggctcacgggcccagccgctccgcggcacgtgggatcctcccggaccggggcacgaacccgtgtccctgcatcggcaggcggactcccaaccactgcgccaccagggaagcccctggagctACTTTAAAGGCTGGGCGATGACAATAGAACatcagctccatgaggacaggggctttctctgcatctatatttatcctcagtgcctagaacagtacccTACAGAGTAGCCGCTCGTATAcactggaggaaggaaagagggaacgAACGAACGAATGAACAAATTTCTGAGCGTTAAACTATATCTGAACTATATCtggtttttattctcttctttctgcttAGTCTTGCTTTCTGAGCACCCTGCAAAGGACGTGTATTACTTGTAAGGTACAGAAACAAGACATGATTTCATAGACAACTCGAGCCAttgccccaacacacacacatgatctGTAAGCCCTTATGCTGAGATCAGAGAGATCACGTGACCGGTCAATCTGCGAAACAGctcctttctcctttgccagctgAGTCCTGGCTCCTCCCCACTGCCCGGGGCTCTGTTGGGGCAACCAAAGGCCCTCTAGCACAGCTCGGTACCCATTCCCTCCCCATTATCTCTTCCCCCTCCGATCTCTCTGGTGCTCTCAGACCACGTACGTTACTTCCACAACAGTTAAATCCACCAGTGAGGTGACAATCACAGTGATTaccatttatggagcacttactgCATCTTTGGCACCATGGACCTGCTTCCTTAATCCTTAATCTGGCCAGCCCAGAAAGCTGGGCTGCTTTCTTAATCTTAAgaaagagcagggcttccctggtggcgcagtggttgggagttcgcctgccgatgcaggggacacgggttcgtgccccggtccgggaggatcccacgtgccgcggagcagctgggcccgtgagccatggccgctgagcctgtgcgtccggagcctgtgccccgcaacaggagaggccacaacagtgagaggcccgcgtaccgcaaagaaagaaaagagaaaaaaaaaaaaaagaaagagcagatgAACTTACCTGCTCCAGGTCCCACGACTGGCAagtatttgaacccaggcctgttTGAAGCAGCCCAGCCCTTCAACCACTGTGCTAACCACCTGTTACCATGTACTGAGCACATACTGCATGCAAGCCCAGGCTAAAGGTCTCATGCACGCCCGCATGGGGCCTACTGCGTGCCAGCCTGGGGTTGAGCGCCTCTCATGGGCAAACCCAGAGTTGAGTGCCTACTGCGTGCTGAGCTGGGGCATGCACTGAAAGCTTCAGAGCAGAAAGCACACTGTCATCCTAAGTGCtaggagaataaaaataataccataaAAAGTAACAGTAACACCAGGGAGGTGCTGGGCTCTCCTTTTAGACGTACTATTTCAGTTAACCCTCTCGGTCACCGTCAGAGGCAGGCACCATCAGGACCCGcattttacagagcagaaaaCTGTGGCACAGAGAAAGGGATGtccttgcccaaggccacacagcaaggggcagagctgggatgtgaatCTAGAGCTTTTCTGATTCCCAAGGGTTCTGGCTGTTGAAATACAGAAGGGATTGCACTAGACTGGTTTGCTGGCTCAATCCCAGATGGACAGATACAGGGGAGAGGAATTCTGCCCGGAGGGAACCTCCAAAATCACTGGCCTGCAGGCTGGGAGTATTACACAGGGTCAGGCCACGGATGCACAAAGAAGGGTGTGGGGAGCTATTGGGCaggagaggtgggtggggacCAACGGACTGGAATGGCAAGTAGGCAGCCTGTAAATGCAATGGGCAGATGGGAGCTATAGATGGTTAATGAGCAGAGGAGAAACTTGATTAGAGCCCTGCTTTAGGAAGAGTTATTCCCagtggggggttggggtggggtagAATGGTTGTAGGACAAGAAAGAACAAGGGCTGAGGGACTGTTGCAGTAAGCGCGGGCCATGGACCTGTTCTGGGTTTGCCCCTCTTCTGGAAGCAATATGACCTCCCATCCACTTTTCCCTTAGGaaaccaccctcccccaccctgtctCCTGGTTTGGGtgggcctgcccctccccctctccaggGGTGGGCACCGATCCAGCTCTAGCCAGCCAGAATGGCGGAGATTGGTTCACAGTGGGCACATGAACCCAGCCAGGCCAAACAGTGGCTGTCAGTCTGGAGACTTCCATTGAAATTGGTGGCAAAGAGTCTGTCTCTCCCCATCTGGATGGCTTTGCCCACAGCCCGGAAGCTGGGATGGTTAGGGGGCATCTGTTATCACCGCTCAGGGAGaacctgccctcctgcccccaaGAAGGGCAATAAAGGAGGAAGACAGAGCTAGCAGCAGCAGGAGGGGAGGTTGAGTTTGGGCAGCCTTACCTGCAGCTGCTACTTGGCCTGGACTTGCCAACCGTGGAAgccacactgatttttttttttttttgcttaagctaACTGCACTGGGCTTCTCTCACTGCCCCTGACAGATCTCCCACCATTCCACACGGACTGAAGTTTGGGGCAAGAAGCAAGCGCAGAGGCGGTGATGGAGCGCTTAGTGCAGCAGGAAGGGGGCCAGGTGAGTCCAGCGCCAGACGAGCCAGTGTGGGGCGCGGAGGACTCCAAATCCTGCCGGCAGAAAGAAACAGGAGGACGAGGGCCCAGCGACTTTCCAGATCCATGACCTTCAGGAAGCAGCTCCTGCAGACAAGGACAGGCCAGCCTGGGGGCTGAGGAGAGGTGACAGGGAGAGGCTGCACGGGCACATTCCATTCTGGAAAACCTGGGGGAAGGACAGGAGAAGGAAGACAGTAGCCAGAGAGCACAGGAGAGGTGAAGGAGGGTGTTGCAGACAGACGATGCCCAAGGAGGGGCtctcagggaggagagagagcccTGGGACCCTCCACCCCCTCATCCCCACAGTGCAGACGGAGGGGCGACCAGGTGCTGTTTTCAGGCTCCCAGGTCCGCTGTGACCTTGTGAGAGGTTTGGAAATAGGAAGGCTGGACCAGAGCGGGAGCCTGTCTACAGAGCACGGGAGCCTCAGGCCTGTCAGGACACCTGGCTGGGGATGAGGGCCACCAAGAAGCCTCCCTGCATCACGCGAATAGGCAAATGTGTCTTTTGTAACCTGCAAACAACCCCACAAGCCCTGACCAGAACCTGCTGTGTCACTGAAGAATCCTCATGGCTTAGAAATGAGACCCTAAACCACTTCCTCAGCAAGAAGGGGCCAAGAGCACAGATCTCAGAGCCAGCCTGTccaggttcaagtcccagctctgccacgaccttgctgtgtgatctctggcaagtcacttaacctctctgggtcttgcTTTCCTCACCTATGGAAGTAACAGAGACAAGGCATGTCCAGCGTAGTGACTTGCATATAGAAAGTTACTACTCAGCGTTCTGAATCCTTGGTCACTGGGTTATGAGGACACGGCAGTGGGGTGGAACCAGCTTTTCTAACACAAAGAAGAGCAGACACGGCAACCATAACTCGCCTATACATTGTCCAACAGATGGCTGGGGAAGGAAGGTGGACTTCCAGCCAAAGAAGACGGAGCCTTCAGATCCCACAGCCCATTCATAAGATCAACAAGCAGCAGGGAGAGCATTTTTAGTTCTCCCACCaggccctccccactcccattcCTGTCATTGGGGGAAGGGTCTGAGTAGCAAACCGCAAAGctccagggagggaggaagtgttctctgaccacagcctCGCCCCATGGCCGGGAGCATCTGTTCGGAACCTACTCACAGGATGCCCTTTCTTCCCGGGGTCACCTTCTCCTACTCAATGGAGAGAACAATAGCTTCagaggcagggggcggggggcaggggaagaCCCCATtttgatggggggtggggtgatggATGGCCGGCAGGAGGAAACTGCTACCTTACTGTCCAGGGAGGAAAGAAGCCGGCCTATGAGAAAGCCTCAGGGCCAGCAAGGCAAAAAATACTGCTGAAACTCCCAGTTATGTACCAGATGGGGTGAAAGCCAGGAGTCTGCACTTACTCCACTTGTAAAAGCAGTCATCGTGGCGGCGGAAGGATAGAGGTGGTTCAGAGACTGGGCTCCTCCGCCAGGATTGGAACAcagcccccactcccaccccgctCTCCACAAGAGGCCCCGTGCACCTCATTAGATGTGAGTTGCGAAAGTACTTCACACATCTGATATTTTAAACAATCCTCCAAAAACAGTGAGTGAACGTCTAGAGGCAGCTCTTAGGAAGACGTTCTAGttgaaagaagattaaaaaaaaaacaaacctcagtaCCACCCAGCCCATAGCAGACActttataaacattcttttaattAGAGTAAATGCAAAATACCATTTGAATAAAGGAAAGGGGCCGTCGCATGATCCTGGGCACGAtgagtactttttatttatttcacaaatgaCCATGTCGTTTGCACAGGCACTGACTCAccaattctcacaacagccctctaaaattacaggagaggaaaccaaggccccgagaggtaaagtaacttgctccAAACCACACAGCTAGAGGGTGGCCACGCGGGGATTCCAATCCACCTTGCTGACTGAATCCCCACCCTAACCTCCAGGCTGCACTGCCTGTGTCTGAATCTACCTGTTTCCAAGCTAGAGACCAGAGCCTGGAAAAGAGCCCATTCTCCAATCTCAGCTTTAAAAGGCCCTATTACCAATGATGCTGGGCCTTTTGCTTctatggggtggggatggggggttgTGGTTCTACCTGCGTGCGTTCTTTCCTCCTAATGGTTCAACACACCGCAGGGAAGGGCAGAAAGTTTACAAACCCTAAGGATTCTGTTTGAAAGATTTCTTACATAAGTAGAAACCTGTTTAACCGCCTCACAgatcaaaatacattttcaaccccACCCGACCCCACACCACCTTCCGGgtgcccctcccgccccccaccagTGCCTATCTACCCACAAATATGCCCATTCTTCTGACTTTTCACACCACAGATTGGCTTTGCCTTTTCTATCATTTCATATACATGAGATCCTACGGTGGGTACACTTTCATATCTGGTTCTATAGtctacaaataaaaacatttcaccAGCACACGGACAATGATTGTGGGAGAAGGGGGGTGGGTGAAGCTGACCGTTTCTAGCTCCTGCAATAAACGCTAGGATTGTTTTTATTGGGGCTCACTGACCGGTGGAAGGGGAAAGCGTGGAGGGCTGGAGCCAGGAGTTTGGAAGGGGAAAGCGTGGAGGGCTGGAGCGAGGAGTTTGGAAGGGGAAAGCGTGGAGGGCTGGAGCCAGGAGTTTGGAACAGCGGCAGCTGACGGTGGAAAACTAGCGACCCGCAGGAGGCAAAGGAGCTGCCGTGCCTGAAAAGGTTACCTTGGGAGAGAGGAAGCCAGGCGGTCGCCTCTGATCGCTCTGGATGCCCAGAGGGGAGAAGGCTTTGTGAGGCTTTAGAACGCTCAAATCTGGTTCCTACAGTGCCAGAGGCGCCCAGGGTGGCCACAGGCTCCGCCCAGTTTGGCCTCTGCCGCCCCTCCCCGGCACTGACAATATCCCAGAAGACGGGGAACTCCCCCAGATGGCGCGTCTCCCTACCTGTGCACTGTTGGATGAAGTCCTGATATTCCGCTCCCTGCTCGCCGGGAACGATGGTGGAGCCGTCATACTTAAAAGTCACCCTTTGGAttgggagaagagaaaaacacacacacacacatcagcgTTGGTAGCTGCACAGTGCCGAGCTTCCAGCAGGACAATCTAAAAGATGCTCTGGCTAGGGAGAAGCCAGCTTTGGCTTTCCACGCCGTCCTGGGTTAAGGCTGCGGGACGACAGCACGGGATGACCCTTCATCCGTCCGGTCGGGAAGACCGCTCAGTGTACCAGGCCCCTTGCGAGCTCGGGAGTGGGGCTTGGAGAGCAAAGGAAAGTTCCTCACCAGATGACGGCCGAGCCGTCGTCGCGCACCAGGTTGTACGCCGTCCGGCAAGCCTCTTTGTCGATCTTGGTGGCCATCGCCGCGATGCCGCAACGTGGATACTGCGCTCGCAGCGACAGATAAGCGCGCTCCGAGACGGCTGCAGGGATCGGAGCAGAGCGGGGCGGGGACGCTCCAAGGGCGGGCGGGTGGGCAGCGGCGGCGACAGCGGCTAGGGGAAAGCGAGCTCTGAGCTCCGAGCGCTGCTCTGGCTCCGAGGGCGCCGTGAGCGCGCGCCAGACCTAGGCCGCGCCGCCCCGCCCCCCTCCAGCCATTGGCCTCCCAGGACGCATCCAGCCCCGCCTCCTCTCGCTATTGGTCGTAGGGCCTCGAGGGCGGGGCGTCTTTACGTGACAACGACCAATCCCAGCCCGAGTGAGTTGCGCAACTCTGCggtgggggctggaggaggggacttCTTTCCCCccgcctcctccttcctcctcctcctcttctccctacCCACTCTTCTTCTCTATCCCCcagccctttcctccttctcccactcccccagctcctccccccatttcctcctccccaagccctctttctcctttccctctctcttctcttgtcCTTCTCCGTCCTCACTCCTTGAGCCTGTCTCCTCATTTTCTCCCtcgcctcccctcctcctccttgctACTCCCATTTCCGTAACCCGCTCCCTCCTACCTATACTCACCTCCCCTCTATCCCCTCCCTctatccccctccccccttgccCCCCCACCAGGTTGCTGGGCTCCACAGGGGACCTCCAAGTGGGTGACTTAATGCATCAAACCCAAGGAGACTGCCCCTGCCCCAGTGTATGGCTCCCCGGTTTCTAGGTAGGGAGGAATTGGAAAgaattaagcatttttaaatagGACAGAATAGAAAGTGGACTGCTTCCAAAATGCTGGTGGGATCACTGTTTACTTTGTGTTCCGGTTATTTGCATTCACAGCTTTGGGTTCCTCCGAGGGCAGGAGCTGACTCATTCTGTCTTCTTTCTGCCCTTACtgactcactcattcattccctcCTGCAATCATTCCACAAAGATGAGTTACAGGGTCAAGGCAAGTAAAAAGCCCAGACCCCAGAGACCTGGCTCTTGCATTGCATCTAGCCCTGCCTCTTTTTAACTGTGGGCCCTTGGACAAGCCTGAAAAACTCTCTGATTACTTTCCTCcaatggaataataatagtactgacACCATAGGTTTGCTTTATGATTAACGGAACCTATACTTATAAACAGATATATTAGACCTTCAACAAAAGGTCATCGTTGTTGGTTATTAACTAAAATAAATCCTAAATAGAAACCCCAAAGGTCAGAACAATGTCCGATTAGTAATAAAATTCTCaatggcaaacaaacaaaaatcaatcgATCAAGCATCGAACAGgtaaatggggggagggggtggatggGAC
Above is a window of Phocoena sinus isolate mPhoSin1 chromosome 19, mPhoSin1.pri, whole genome shotgun sequence DNA encoding:
- the COTL1 gene encoding coactosin-like protein isoform X1, giving the protein MATKIDKEACRTAYNLVRDDGSAVIWVTFKYDGSTIVPGEQGAEYQDFIQQCTGRETRHLGEFPVFWDIVSAGEGRQRPNWAEPVATLGASGTVGTRFERSKASQSLLPSGHPERSEATAWLPLSQGNLFRHGSSFASCGSLVFHRQLPLFQTPGSSPPRFPLPNSSLQPSTLSPSKLLAPALHAFPFHRSVSPNKNNPSVYCRS